A stretch of the Dyella sp. 2HG41-7 genome encodes the following:
- a CDS encoding LptA/OstA family protein, whose amino-acid sequence MKPVHDSRARYGNGPLLGLCAALLLLPLAAHAKTGDRNQPMNTSQASVNGFNAPNTITTLTGNVVVTQGTMKAKGAVAQLYLDKDSQVARIVMKGSPAHIEQLDDNNHLMTGEAPTLDYDNINGIAVLQPDAVVTQQGMGDAHADKLTYNTNTSYFTGTGNISMTYLPKQKQEGAPAPATSAPASTASAATPQK is encoded by the coding sequence ATGAAGCCGGTTCACGATTCGCGCGCGCGTTACGGCAACGGCCCTCTGCTCGGACTGTGCGCCGCGCTGCTGCTCCTGCCGCTGGCGGCCCACGCCAAAACCGGCGACCGCAACCAGCCCATGAACACGTCGCAGGCGTCGGTCAATGGCTTCAATGCGCCCAATACCATCACCACACTTACCGGCAACGTCGTCGTGACTCAGGGCACCATGAAAGCCAAGGGCGCCGTCGCGCAGCTTTATCTCGATAAGGACAGCCAGGTCGCGCGTATCGTGATGAAAGGGAGTCCGGCGCATATCGAGCAGCTGGACGACAACAATCATCTGATGACCGGCGAAGCGCCGACGCTGGATTACGACAACATCAACGGCATCGCCGTGCTGCAGCCGGATGCCGTCGTCACCCAGCAAGGCATGGGCGACGCGCACGCCGACAAGCTGACCTACAACACCAACACGTCCTACTTCACCGGCACGGGCAATATCAGCATGACGTATCTGCCCAAGCAAAAGCAGGAGGGTGCGCCCGCGCCCGCAACCTCGGCGCCCGCATCGACAGCGAGTGCGGCCACGCCGCAAAAGTAA
- a CDS encoding DNA-3-methyladenine glycosylase I, which produces MSVTTSRIRCHWAADGDLMQDYHDTEWGVPLHDDQALFEFLCLEGAQAGLSWRTVLHKRDNYRRAFHQFDIARVAGMKDREVEKLLLDPGIIRNRLKVTAARDNANAALEAIDDFGSLDAFLWSFVEGKPVRNQWRTRGDVPATTPISDHMSKTLKKRGFRFVGSTICYAFMQATGMVNDHLVECFRHKACAAKK; this is translated from the coding sequence GTGACGACCTCACGCATACGCTGTCACTGGGCAGCCGACGGCGACTTGATGCAGGACTATCACGACACCGAGTGGGGCGTGCCCCTGCACGACGATCAGGCATTGTTCGAATTCCTATGCCTGGAAGGCGCGCAAGCGGGACTATCGTGGCGCACCGTGTTGCACAAACGCGACAACTACCGTCGCGCTTTCCATCAATTCGATATCGCGCGCGTCGCTGGCATGAAAGACCGCGAAGTGGAAAAGCTGTTGCTCGATCCAGGCATTATCCGCAATCGATTGAAGGTCACGGCGGCGCGCGATAACGCCAACGCGGCGCTGGAAGCCATCGACGATTTCGGCAGTCTGGACGCTTTCCTATGGTCCTTCGTCGAGGGCAAGCCCGTCCGCAACCAATGGCGCACCCGGGGCGACGTGCCCGCCACTACGCCGATCTCCGACCATATGAGCAAGACGCTGAAAAAGCGCGGTTTCCGCTTCGTTGGCAGCACCATTTGCTATGCCTTTATGCAGGCGACCGGCATGGTCAACGACCACTTGGTGGAGTGCTTTCGGCATAAAGCGTGCGCGGCCAAAAAGTGA